A stretch of the Streptomyces sp. NBC_01428 genome encodes the following:
- a CDS encoding TetR/AcrR family transcriptional regulator C-terminal domain-containing protein, with amino-acid sequence MTEPVPSSVWTRPRPEPRRRAPGVDQYVAAALAVADAEGLAAVSMRRVAGDLGSGTATLYRYITNRDELVDLMIDAVQGEDPLPEPTGEWRADLGTVARALRTTLLRHPWLAGELTGRPALGPNSLRRSESTLRAAVALTSDITLASQALGTVRAYVLGSVAAQQAVRHAEQRTGLSEEEWQRSVGPYITEVLAAGEHPMLARRIIEAEELDPDVEFAFGLDCVLDGLAARLAR; translated from the coding sequence ATGACCGAGCCCGTCCCCTCCTCGGTGTGGACCCGCCCGCGCCCCGAGCCACGTCGGCGCGCGCCCGGCGTGGACCAGTACGTGGCCGCCGCGCTGGCCGTCGCGGACGCCGAGGGACTGGCGGCGGTGTCGATGCGACGGGTCGCGGGGGATCTCGGCTCCGGAACCGCCACGCTCTACCGGTACATCACCAACCGCGACGAGCTGGTGGACCTGATGATCGACGCCGTTCAGGGCGAGGATCCGCTTCCCGAGCCCACCGGGGAGTGGCGTGCGGACCTGGGGACGGTCGCGCGCGCCTTGCGTACGACGCTGCTGCGGCACCCTTGGCTGGCCGGTGAACTGACGGGACGGCCCGCGCTCGGCCCCAACTCGTTGCGGCGGTCCGAGTCCACGTTGCGCGCCGCCGTCGCCCTGACGTCGGACATCACCCTGGCCTCGCAGGCGCTCGGTACCGTGCGCGCGTACGTGCTGGGTTCGGTCGCCGCCCAGCAGGCCGTTCGGCACGCGGAGCAGCGCACCGGGCTCAGCGAGGAGGAGTGGCAGCGCAGCGTCGGCCCCTACATCACCGAGGTCCTCGCGGCCGGTGAGCACCCGATGCTCGCCCGCCGCATCATCGAAGCCGAGGAACTCGACCCCGACGTGGAGTTCGCGTTCGGCCTCGACTGCGTGCTCGACGGACTCGCGGCCAGACTGGCCCGCTGA
- a CDS encoding GntR family transcriptional regulator, whose translation MNEPAVRVDTTSQVPPYAQIRAQLGALILTGQLAEGDRLPTVRQLATDLGLAPGTVARAYRELEAADLIRTRRGAGSRVAAPPAGPTPPHASQLATLARDFTSSARALGADTEAILAAVRGALGPDL comes from the coding sequence ATGAATGAGCCCGCCGTCCGCGTCGACACCACCAGCCAGGTACCGCCGTACGCCCAGATCCGCGCGCAGCTCGGTGCCCTGATCCTCACCGGACAACTCGCCGAGGGGGACCGGCTTCCCACCGTGCGCCAGCTGGCCACGGACCTCGGCCTCGCGCCGGGCACCGTGGCCCGGGCCTACCGCGAACTTGAAGCCGCCGACCTGATCCGCACCCGCCGTGGGGCGGGCTCCCGGGTCGCGGCACCCCCGGCCGGCCCGACGCCCCCGCACGCCTCTCAACTGGCCACCCTCGCCCGCGATTTCACCTCGTCCGCCCGCGCCCTGGGCGCCGACACCGAAGCGATCCTGGCCGCGGTCCGTGGCGCTCTGGGCCCGGACCTCTAG